One Streptomyces mobaraensis NBRC 13819 = DSM 40847 DNA segment encodes these proteins:
- the murC gene encoding UDP-N-acetylmuramate--L-alanine ligase, with protein sequence MAPAVPTTMDRPHFIGIGGAGMSGIAKILAQRGARVAGSDAKESATAAALRALGVTVHIGHAAGHLAEDASCVVVSSAIRQDNPELAAAAERGIPVVHRSDALARLMDGLRPIAVAGTHGKTTTTSMLAVALDALALDPSYAIGGDLHGPGTNARHGAGEIFVAEADESDRSFHKYAPEVAIILNAELDHHANYASMEEIHESFEIFVGRIRPGGTLVVSADQEGARELTRRLAGRTGDVRVVTYGESEDADVRILDVTPRGLTSEVTVLLDGRELSFGVSVPGRHYANNAVAALAAGVALGVPADDLAAALGKYTGVGRRLQLKGEAAGAQVIDSYAHHPTEMTADLEAMRGAAAGSRVLVVFQPHLFSRTQELGTEMGRALALADASVVLDIYPAREDPIPGVTSAMIIDAAREAGADVRAEHDMAAVPDVLAGMVRPGDLVLTMGAGDVTDLGPRILARLES encoded by the coding sequence ATGGCACCGGCCGTCCCCACGACGATGGACCGCCCGCACTTCATCGGCATCGGCGGCGCCGGCATGTCGGGCATCGCGAAGATCCTCGCCCAGCGCGGCGCCCGGGTGGCGGGCAGCGACGCGAAGGAGTCCGCGACCGCGGCGGCGCTGCGCGCCCTCGGCGTCACGGTCCACATCGGGCACGCGGCCGGGCACCTCGCCGAGGACGCCAGCTGCGTGGTCGTCTCCAGCGCCATCCGGCAGGACAACCCCGAGCTGGCCGCCGCCGCCGAGCGCGGCATCCCGGTGGTGCACCGCTCGGACGCGCTGGCGCGGCTGATGGACGGGCTGCGCCCGATCGCCGTCGCGGGCACCCACGGCAAGACGACCACCACCTCGATGCTGGCGGTGGCGCTGGACGCGCTCGCGCTCGACCCGTCGTACGCCATCGGCGGCGACCTCCACGGCCCCGGCACCAACGCCCGGCACGGCGCCGGCGAGATCTTCGTGGCGGAGGCGGACGAGAGCGACCGCAGCTTCCACAAGTACGCGCCCGAGGTCGCGATCATCCTCAACGCCGAGCTGGACCACCACGCGAACTACGCCTCGATGGAGGAGATCCACGAGTCGTTCGAGATCTTCGTGGGCCGGATCCGCCCGGGCGGCACGCTCGTCGTCTCCGCCGACCAGGAGGGCGCCCGGGAGCTGACCCGCCGCCTCGCCGGGCGCACCGGCGACGTCCGGGTCGTCACCTACGGCGAGTCCGAGGACGCCGACGTGCGGATCCTCGACGTCACCCCGCGCGGCCTGACCAGCGAGGTCACCGTGCTCCTCGACGGCCGCGAGCTGTCCTTCGGCGTCTCCGTGCCCGGCCGGCACTACGCGAACAACGCGGTCGCCGCCCTCGCCGCCGGTGTCGCCCTCGGCGTCCCCGCCGACGACCTGGCCGCCGCCCTCGGCAAGTACACCGGTGTGGGCCGCCGCCTCCAGCTCAAGGGCGAGGCCGCCGGCGCGCAGGTCATCGACTCGTACGCGCACCACCCCACCGAGATGACCGCCGACCTGGAGGCCATGCGCGGCGCCGCGGCCGGCTCCCGCGTCCTGGTGGTGTTCCAGCCCCACCTGTTCAGCCGCACCCAGGAGCTCGGCACGGAGATGGGCCGGGCGCTCGCCCTGGCCGACGCCTCCGTCGTCCTCGACATCTACCCGGCCCGCGAGGATCCGATCCCCGGCGTCACCAGCGCCATGATCATCGACGCGGCCCGTGAGGCCGGTGCCGACGTGCGTGCCGAGCACGACATGGCCGCCGTTCCGGACGTCCTCGCGGGAATGGTCCGCCCCGGCGATCTCGTTCTCACCATGGGCGCGGGGGACGTCACGGACCTCG